caattccttctaaccctgctcctctagCCCGGGGCAGCTCTTAGGCCACAGGCAAATGTCTATTAGAATTCTCTTAACTTAAAATTCACTGTCACTTCCTAGGTGAGCTCACATCAGGTCAAcacttaaacacacttcctgcaaacacagccttCAAAAAATAACCATAACTAGTGCTAGTATCAATCCTGTTTACTGCTTACCAAGTGTGCAGGATACTGTTCTTCCATTTTCCATAGAGCTCTACCCCAAGACAGCattcctcagctggtcttctgtttTCAGACCCCAAGTTGCAGCGACATTCTGTAGCTGGAAGCAGTTATGGAtaaccgggttcacctgaaaaAAAGGGCTGGGAATCAAAAGTGAATGGAGGGCGAGAAAAAtcatggggccaagacaatgtattctgatcaaagcccaaagtttaatattctgctttcaaatataaaggggaagccctacCCCCACCACCAGAACTCCTTCTAGCTTTGGCAGGTATGGGTGAGGGGATTACAGCCCGGAggtatctcaaggcaagctcagcaggcagtctattcttcttagCTTCTTggcatatagccaaaagatggTCCACCATATCACAatgatacatgctccactatgttcatagcagcccaaTTATGAacaccagaagctagaaacaacccagatgtccctcaacagaagaatgaatacaaaaaaatgtggtatatctacacaatgaaatatgactcacctattaaaaacagGGACTTCAgggaattttgcaggcaaatgactagatctagaaaatttcatcccagacacaaaaggacacatacatggtatgtactcactgattattagatattagccccaaatctgAGAATGCCCACAATATAGTTTAAAGATTATATGAaccttaacaagaaggaaggcccaagtttGGATGcttgccccggcccgcggggattcgacaagaccttagggaagggggcgaacgaatgaaaggacaagagacacaaagaatgagagcaagtctgggttctgatcaaactctgaaactttaattttgggggcaggttataaagacacagcaaaccgggaagtttgggcgagggtcattgcttagggccatcctactatggaatccttactgtctaagaccagtccactgtcatatccttattgccctagaccatcccactgtcataaccttattgccctagaccatcccactgtcataaccttattgccctagaccatcccactgtcatagccagctccaaggaaatgccagacattctttaggttcctgggacctgagacctgtgaatgtcctttcttaaccttgtactgactagactttctaaaacagcaggtaatttcctgagtttggctcctggcaGATGCTTCAATCCCTCttagaaggggaagaaaataatcaccagAGGAATAGGGAGGGATAGACCTcagtggaagaggggatggggagggcaaAAGGGACTCCAATGTAAGAGttggggaagaactgaaggaactaAAGGGTATTCAATCCCAAAGGATAAAAAACAGCATCAACTCACTGGAACCCTCAGAGCTTCTATGAATCAAACCGCCAACCAAAGAGTAGACATGGGCTGGGCTGTGGCtcctgttacatatgtagcagagaactgtcttttctggcatcactgggagaggAGGCACTTGgccttgtgaaggcttgatgcctcagagacagatgctagaggggtgaggtgtgAGTGAGGGTATGGGGTGTACTGTCTTAGAGccaaaggggagaggaaaagtGTTGGGGGTTCatgaagggaagacagagaatggggataacatttgaaatgtaaataaataaaataatttataaaagctctctctctctctctctctctctctctctctctctctctctgtgtgtgtgtgtgtgtgtgtgtgtgtgtgtgtgtgtgtgtgtgtgttaggacaTTGATCCTTGTTGTAGGTAGTACATCATTTGGAATGGGCTTAGAAAGTTTATAGATTTGTCCCACTTCCTTTTATCTATTTACTTCTTGTATGTGATTAAGATATGAGCTTTCAGATTCCTACTCAGGTTTGTAGTTTCCACATTTTTCTATGTTGTTATGCGCTCTTCCTCTGGAAACATAATCCAAGATAAATTCTTTTTTCTATAAGTTTCTTGTCATATTTtatcatcacagcaacagaaacataaATCACccatatgttttttattttcatatgcttTTTCTAAATTCCATGCATCATAAGAAAAATGTAATCACCTCTATAAATTTCACACTTTTTACTTAAACATGAtaattatttaaactttatttagtTTGTTACTGAATGAACCTCCCTGTGTACATACACCACATTTTctagataaaaacaaaattcaaattttaaagaaaaaaatttgtgtACTTTTAACttctcaatttaattttaaataatcttttatttaGGAGTAACCATAGATTAGTATGGATGTGTAAAAAAATAACACAGTATGGCAAAGAAGTGCACACATTGTGGAAATTCGAAGgttaaggcaagaggatcataagCTTTAGTTCAATTTGAGCTCTATAATATGATCcttttaaagtaaattaataaagcaTATAGAATAGTAGAAAGGATGAGAGAGGAAGGGTAGAGAGaagaactgagagagagagagaagagagatccaTGAACACTTTTCACAATGATGACatcttatttcaaattttattttgtgtagatattatttttcttgtacATATGTCTTTGTATCAGTGTttccaaaggccagaagaaggtataagGTCCCCTGGCAATTGAATTGTAAACAGTTGAGAGCCaaaacatgggtgctaggaattaaatctggatttaaccactgagcattctCCATCTCAGTGGTTACATCTAGTGAAATTATAGTAAAGTATAATGTTTGAGATTGTATATAGGTAATAGTTAATGTAAGAAAAGTTAGATCAAAACAAGGTACTTAGTGTTGCTCTTTTAATGctgtaataatttttattactttccCAGTCTGTAGCCATTTAGAACATTTAACATATTTACCAGGTGTTTCACTTCTGTCACTACAAAACTTTCCCCCCCAGTACCCATATCTATCTAGACTGGGGTTCTTGGTATAGTAACAGTGTCATGTATTGATTCTACCTCATAGAGTGGGCTTTCAATCCAATTTTCATGTTATGGTTACTCTCATAACACTGTTCCACTGTTGCACCCAAGTTTTAGCTTACAGGATTCATAGCTAGATAAGAcagataatttctttttctctttcattactATGTACAGTACTTTCCAGTACTTGTGAATGATGGTCAATAGGGATGAAGTTTCTACTTGAGCACCAGCTTGTTTTTTCCATATTTGATACCATAAGTACTAAGGGAAAAATCTACTactaataatagtaattattatataaaagaaattgtttaataaaacaactctcaatgaaatatttataaaatgtttatatccACATATGAGTACATTTCTCAACCTTTACCAGAAAATCTTAGTAAACAGAGATACCTACAGCTGAAAAATGAGCAGAAAGTGAGAGACTTTCATGCATTTAGCCCAAAAAAGTATGTCTTTATTATAATCTCATTCTCAAGGCTAAGTATCTAtgctgaagagaaagaagactgaTTGAAAGGCCCAGAAGTGGTAGACAACTTTGAGGAAATAGTATTTTCAAGACACAACAGGTCTGgtgcacatatgaattcacagagactatgACAACATGCATAGATCTAAATAGGCAAAATTCCAGCACAGACAAAGGGCAAATAGACACAAATCCTTCCCCCAGCTAAGTTATTTgcaattgatagctgctgggagctggaaaaaataaataatgggtATATATACCATATTCCAGGGCAGGCCTCATGCTCAGGAGTAGCTAGCCAATACAAAATGGTTGTTTCttagtgtgtgtctgtaattTGTTCTTTGGCTTTgtgttagtttggtttttttaagagagagagaaggggacaaggAAGAAGAGTGAAGGGGTGTGGGAGGAGTTGGGTGAGGAGAAAgtttatgatcaaaatatgttctATGAATTAAGAAAAATCCTGCTTGGCTTGAAAAAAACTTGCAATGGTAAACTGTTTCTGAATATGTAATTactacaaaataattaaaaatcaagcATGGAATGAATCTGAAATGCTTACAGCACTGAATGGCAATGATACAATATGAAATTTCACTAGACCCTTGGTTTTGACATTGCACGCAGCCATTTTGTGTTATGCATGGTGTCATACCACACTCCCCAAAAGTACTTTCTGAAACCATTTTCCCAAATGATAGACCAACGTATGTTATGGACTGCAATGATTTTACTTTATACATAATACTTCTAATTTTATAGAAAATCATgttttactataaaaataaagacttaaTACACTCCTAACTTGATTCCTCACCATACAAATACCAAGTTGACATATCTTTCAATTGGATgtgtcaaacaaacaagcacatcTATTTCATTAATGTAGAGTGTGTTTTCATCTTCAATGACTGGTGAAGTTATATCTTTCtcagagaattattttaaaataaatttctttatgattCATTTTCACTCaatatttgatttgtatttttgcATTGTATAACTAGGTATGTTTGGTCACAGAAAACTTTCTCAGGAAAAAGGAATTATATGTTGGTTTTAACGGtcttaatgtttatattttttaaaaaagaaagtctgcCAAGAAATTAATGGTAGAGTGGACAGCTCCATAGCCTCTTTTACTTCTGGCTTTAAGCAACAAGCTGAAAAAAAGATCCTAAAGAGGAGATTACTGTTAGGTAGAAAAAATCTGGCACTCAGTGCATAGTAAGGTGAACATGGTTAACAATGTTACATGGTGTCAAAATTCTGAGAACAAAGAACTTTTAAATATACTTACTctcaaaatttaattaatatttaatgtgatGGGAATGCTTGCCACCTTAACTTGACCGCTATTCATTGTGTACATGGATTAAAACATTACATTATAACCCacaaatagatgcaaatactaTGTGTCAATATAAATGAATGAACTGTTAAAGGCTGAAATCTTTGATTATAGAACATAGTGTTATATTAAAGCccctattataaaaaaaaaccaatggatGTAGTTATATACAAAATTTGATATGCAGAAGAGAGCTATATTCTCAGAAGTTCTTCTACAAAAAGCTTATAAATTGCACTAAATACTAAATGTTATTGTGccaaatattaaatgtttattgtTAATATACAGTAAAACTCATGAATATCtttctgtaaaacaaaataaatatttgtgaactTAATAGATGTCACATTAGAAGAAAGTTCTTTTAGGATATATTTGGCTTATATCTTAAAATGCAAGTTTCAAATGAGGGAAATGCATTTCAAAATAGTTCCGATCTGGTATTTGGAATAACTGGGAAGTTGTGACAATGGATGGAACAAATGCTGACAGAGTAGAACACTTAATAAAGGTTCTTATAGAGTACTAAGGTTGAACTAAAGTAATGCACActcaagagaataaataaaacacattcaGCTTCTACCATCTAATCCCAGAATCTAAGCTTCTGTCTTTGAAGCTTTGATGACTGCAATAAAAGTAAATTCTTCAACCCCAGAGTAAAGAAACCATTCATAGTTTTACTCCTAAGAGCCTCTTCAGGGCTCCTTTTACATCTTTATTCCTCAGGCTGTAGATGAAGGGGTTTAGCATGGGAGTCACCACTGTGTACATCACTGAAGCTGCTGCACTTGCTTGTGAGCTGTGGCTTACTGCAGAACTGAGGTATACTCCTAGACCAGTGCAGTAAAATAAGGAGACAATGGAAAGATGAGATGCGCAGGTGGAAAATGCTTTGTACTTCCCCTGAACTGTGGAGATTGCACGTATGGAGGACACTATCTTAGAGTAAGAGTAAAGGATGCCAAACAGAGGAACAATGGCCAATAGCACAAGTGCAAAATACATGACCACATCATTGAGAAAAGTGTCAGAACAGGTTAACTGTGCCACCTGATTCAACTCACAGAAGAAGTGTGGGATTTCCAAGTCTGTGCAGAAGGACAGCCGCAACACCATCATGCTTTGTAACAAGGCATGTAAAACACTCACAATCCAGCATACAAGAACCAAAAACCCACAGAGTCTGCGGTTCATGATGCCAGTGTAATGCAGTGGATGACAGATGGCCACATAACGGTCATAGGCCATTACAGCCAGGAGGAAGTTGTCCAATTccacaaaaatcagaaaaaagtACATCTGGGTGATGCAATCTGCATAGCTAATGGATTTTCTCTCTGTTTGAATATTCACAAGCATCTTTGGGACAGTGGTTGAAGTAAAGCAGATATCCACAAATGACAGGTTagagagaaaaaagtacatgggtgtgtgcaaATTGGCATCTGAGATGATGGTGAGAATAATGAGCACGTTTCCAGCTACAGTGATCAAGTACATAGAGAGGAAAAGGCCACATATAACAGGTTGCAGGCTTGGGTCCTGTGAAAATCCCaatagaaaaaattctaaaatgtgCGTATTGTTTCTTGGCTCCATGTACTTTATATCACTATGACAGAAAATAACATGAGAAATATTCATGAAAATTGACATTGCTAAAAGGAATAAACAATATAATTTGTCTTCTATAGCGaacaaattttctaattttattcatgGGTTTACTACCTCAAAGGGCATCTCTAGTGCAATTACTGATTAGGAATCCCTGTCTTACACTGAGTCTTTTTTTCCCAAGAGGTTATTTATGAAATAGATTtaattagaaattatttattaatgttgATAAATATGTATTGACTTCTGACTCTGTTTCAAGTGATTTCCACAATGATCAGAGGCTGCTGAGAAACAAGTCTCCACACATCAATGAGACACAAAGacatccagataaagaaattagctgtatattatttttatgtataaaatattttatataaaccaACTAACTATATCATATCCATTAAATATTTCTGGTTTGTATAAAAAGTGATTATACATcagtaaaattcttttaaaataagtaataatatgACACAAAAATGGTAGAGAATTTATGAATAAAAGTGTGTATAATGGAGTGAGCACACAGAAGTAAATGTGAGACATTGGGGTATAAAGACATAAACATACAGAGCACACTCTCAATAATCCATACCACAACACCCAGAAATactaatttttatagaaatactAATTTTTATTGCTGGCAGAGAAAATGATCTAAGCAGAGACCAcaaagcctgacaatctgagtacAATAGCAAGGGTTTAACCAACATGAAAGATGGAGAAAAGCACCCCCTCAAgttgttttctgttctctgtgaatattacaaatatttttggttgtgatCCTAGTCTTTATTAGCTAAACCATCTCTACATCCCTctaagtacaaaataaaaaattggtTTAAATGACTCAAAAAAGTATATGATATacaaaaaatcataataaaaccCATTAAATATGCAGATAGCAattagaaaaaggaggaggaagtgacactaatgatgatgatagatgaggatgaggatgatgatggtgatgatgatgataattatgATTGAAGAAGAAGTAGGAGGCAGGTAGGATTATGTTGGggagatgaagagaaggaagaaaggaggaggaggcagaggaggaggaagaccacAACGATGACGAGATGTAAAAGTCAAGAAATTTTCTCAGAAATTTCCACCTGTCAGAAAtagtaatcagaaaaaaaagcCCCGAAGTAGgtgatttttttcagatattcATCACCATACAGGAGCCAGTATGAAGAAAGGAAAGTTAAAACAACTGACATCACATTGAGAAATGTGGAGGTTTCCCAGCTGGGACAGAAATGTGAAGGTGAACCTCATTCACAATATATGCTTATTGCTTGTTATTAATTTTGGTATAAAGACATTCACTGAACAAAGTGGTTAGCTTGAGTACTATGACTGAATTAAATTAGTCATCACTTTGTATTATAAGAATCATATTGGAATATATGTGTTCAGGAAATCCAAGCTTTGGGAACTATGCATGTACAAACTCCTACTACCTCCACCATAGCACCTAAGCCTTTGTTACTGGAGCTAGGCTTCTCATGATCTACTCACACTAATAGGACATGCCATTTTTCCTACTGTAGTACTctagagttttcatttttttaagctTCTATGAACAAATGAGCATAGGGTTAAATTTTACAAACTTCCTTGACTCATTTaagtaaacatacatacacatatatgaaaagaGTAATAGATAGGGATAAAATGGACATAGGGTAAAAACATACATTAAAGTGCTAAATAGAAAAGGGATAATTTATGCAAACAAAATACAGGAATACTTTCATTGACAGAAAACATTGGAAACCAGAATTAAAAGTGTCCAGCCTCAGTGTACAAGAGAAAGACTTTACCTGAGCCATGaaccacagaaagaaaatgactaataaaaataaactcacacagTCTTGTGATATTGAAATAATTAtgaagaggggggaaggaagagggtgattatggagggaaaactgggaatgaggataacatttgaaatgtaaataaataagataaccaagaaaaaaagacaatacaCTAAGAGAAATAACTATAAACTAAGGCTGAA
Above is a window of Arvicanthis niloticus isolate mArvNil1 chromosome 22, mArvNil1.pat.X, whole genome shotgun sequence DNA encoding:
- the LOC143435907 gene encoding olfactory receptor 7A10-like isoform X1, with protein sequence MRQSLSRHPHPSKKDPDLHRDTLFHSLVSSDIKYMEPRNNTHILEFFLLGFSQDPSLQPVICGLFLSMYLITVAGNVLIILTIISDANLHTPMYFFLSNLSFVDICFTSTTVPKMLVNIQTERKSISYADCITQMYFFLIFVELDNFLLAVMAYDRYVAICHPLHYTGIMNRRLCGFLVLVCWIVSVLHALLQSMMVLRLSFCTDLEIPHFFCELNQVAQLTCSDTFLNDVVMYFALVLLAIVPLFGILYSYSKIVSSIRAISTVQGKYKAFSTCASHLSIVSLFYCTGLGVYLSSAVSHSSQASAAASVMYTVVTPMLNPFIYSLRNKDVKGALKRLLGVKL
- the LOC143435907 gene encoding olfactory receptor 1078-like isoform X2; its protein translation is MEPRNNTHILEFFLLGFSQDPSLQPVICGLFLSMYLITVAGNVLIILTIISDANLHTPMYFFLSNLSFVDICFTSTTVPKMLVNIQTERKSISYADCITQMYFFLIFVELDNFLLAVMAYDRYVAICHPLHYTGIMNRRLCGFLVLVCWIVSVLHALLQSMMVLRLSFCTDLEIPHFFCELNQVAQLTCSDTFLNDVVMYFALVLLAIVPLFGILYSYSKIVSSIRAISTVQGKYKAFSTCASHLSIVSLFYCTGLGVYLSSAVSHSSQASAAASVMYTVVTPMLNPFIYSLRNKDVKGALKRLLGVKL